A part of Paenibacillus sp. sptzw28 genomic DNA contains:
- a CDS encoding serine hydrolase codes for MKTSAHTEVSEKLNTYMNTLADQGYFNGAVLVAEENRTLMSKGFGMANFEHDVRNTSTTKFRLGAITKSFTAIAIIQLQDQGLLNDNDPISLYIPDYPNGNIITIHHLLTNSSGIPDYSSFPLYWEKTMRLYSTTEQTIESFKDKPLQFTPGDGCNYTSSPFILLSYIIEKVSGISYQKYITNSILSPLNMRNTGVDDGRTLLKHSASGYSIYKGIIPTEYVDISLHAGAGGMYSTVEDLYLWDKALSRDGILSQQKWEQLFGSNTSPFGSCGWVVTEQFINNKTRKRVWHNGTMNGFYSEFNRYIDENITIIVLSNVNLTPVDVICERLAKIVMGEEVVPPNPVVRISIASDELRKYAGIYNTGEETNSKDSVEEAQLREALDKLTSIDNPKFAVGLFYEIFYEYGIDPTKTVVVTYEDDAIYLFMQKNKGAWFKYEIVPVSKQDNSLTCITLHIEERVEFRIEPNGRLRLTHLDPHNHRTDALKRTV; via the coding sequence ATGAAAACATCTGCCCACACTGAAGTAAGCGAAAAGTTAAATACTTACATGAATACATTAGCGGATCAAGGATATTTCAATGGTGCGGTACTGGTTGCCGAGGAAAACCGGACATTAATGAGTAAAGGTTTTGGTATGGCCAATTTTGAGCATGATGTACGAAACACATCAACAACGAAGTTTCGTCTCGGTGCAATAACCAAGAGCTTCACTGCAATAGCTATAATCCAGTTACAGGATCAAGGGTTACTTAATGACAATGATCCAATCAGTTTGTACATACCGGACTATCCCAACGGAAACATCATAACCATACATCATTTACTAACAAACTCATCAGGAATTCCAGATTATTCGTCTTTCCCTCTCTATTGGGAAAAGACGATGAGACTTTATTCTACTACCGAGCAAACAATTGAATCGTTTAAAGATAAACCGCTGCAATTTACTCCGGGAGATGGCTGCAATTACACAAGTTCACCCTTCATTTTGTTAAGTTACATCATCGAAAAGGTTTCAGGAATTTCGTATCAAAAATATATAACAAATAGTATCTTAAGCCCTTTGAATATGAGAAATACGGGGGTTGACGACGGTAGAACGCTTCTGAAGCATTCAGCTTCAGGTTACTCGATATATAAGGGTATCATCCCAACCGAATATGTTGACATTTCATTGCATGCAGGAGCCGGAGGGATGTATTCCACAGTCGAGGATCTTTATCTCTGGGACAAGGCTTTATCCAGGGACGGAATACTCAGTCAGCAGAAATGGGAGCAGCTATTCGGGAGTAATACCTCACCATTCGGCAGCTGCGGTTGGGTCGTAACAGAACAATTCATCAACAACAAGACAAGAAAACGGGTATGGCACAACGGGACAATGAATGGTTTCTATTCGGAGTTTAATCGCTATATAGACGAGAATATCACTATAATTGTATTGAGTAATGTGAACCTGACGCCTGTAGACGTCATTTGTGAGCGTTTGGCGAAAATAGTGATGGGTGAAGAAGTCGTTCCGCCTAATCCCGTCGTGCGGATAAGTATAGCCTCCGATGAATTAAGAAAATATGCCGGAATATATAACACTGGTGAAGAGACCAATAGTAAAGACTCCGTAGAAGAGGCACAGTTAAGAGAAGCCTTGGATAAACTAACAAGTATCGATAATCCTAAATTCGCCGTCGGATTGTTCTACGAAATATTTTACGAATACGGCATCGACCCTACAAAAACCGTTGTAGTAACCTATGAAGATGATGCTATTTACTTGTTTATGCAAAAAAATAAGGGTGCATGGTTTAAGTACGAAATCGTTCCGGTCTCTAAACAAGATAACTCCCTGACATGCATTACATTGCACATTGAAGAACGGGTAGAATTCCGAATTGAACCAAATGGACGACTAAGGCTAACTCATTTGGATCCGCATAACCACCGAACTGATGCGCTTAAACGCACTGTTTGA
- a CDS encoding prolipoprotein diacylglyceryl transferase has protein sequence MTFPIWINLGFIKLHPHAVFEALAYFIGFRVYLYTRSKDKLPMVQAIWIIVGAILGAAIGSKVLYWLEDPVRTIENWSSYTYLMEGKTIVGGLLGGLIGVELMKKRVGITRSTGDDMALPIMVGMIIGRIGCFMTGLSDHTYGIPTSWITGIDFGDGIPRHPTQLYEIAFLLMLGGMLYRWKKRAAFPDGAIFQLFMAGYLLFRLAVDFIKPTPHLYLGLNNIQLACLAGLIYYFALIYQWLGQPLRSHRKEL, from the coding sequence ATGACCTTCCCTATTTGGATCAATCTTGGCTTTATAAAGCTGCATCCTCATGCGGTATTTGAAGCGCTCGCATATTTTATAGGCTTTCGAGTGTACCTCTACACCCGCAGCAAGGATAAGCTTCCGATGGTGCAGGCCATATGGATAATTGTAGGGGCCATTCTAGGAGCCGCCATCGGGTCTAAAGTATTGTATTGGCTGGAGGACCCCGTGCGGACGATCGAAAACTGGAGCAGCTACACCTATTTAATGGAGGGCAAAACGATAGTCGGCGGACTGCTAGGCGGACTGATCGGCGTTGAGCTAATGAAGAAGCGTGTCGGCATTACCCGTTCCACTGGCGATGATATGGCGCTGCCGATTATGGTAGGCATGATTATTGGGCGCATCGGCTGCTTTATGACCGGGCTTAGTGACCATACCTACGGCATTCCAACATCTTGGATTACAGGCATTGATTTTGGCGATGGCATCCCCCGTCACCCGACACAGCTATATGAAATCGCTTTCTTGCTTATGCTTGGCGGAATGCTCTATCGGTGGAAAAAAAGAGCCGCATTTCCTGACGGAGCGATATTCCAGCTTTTTATGGCAGGGTATCTCTTATTCCGCTTGGCCGTCGATTTTATAAAGCCGACCCCTCATCTATATCTCGGGCTTAACAATATTCAGCTGGCTTGCCTCG